A single window of Taeniopygia guttata chromosome 1, bTaeGut7.mat, whole genome shotgun sequence DNA harbors:
- the LOC115497292 gene encoding uncharacterized protein — MELLNIFTLGELVAVTMVVLQLILVIAVLRDKCLWRIRQNSKHASTASGQPEGQSNVGRARRSAEMELPHGSSPRCSMSSRKHFPRFIRSCQDSQALFEEHRKELEAQLSQWRWGRGSGRVVQADLHVTPRLLGAKECPQCLGVELARPDMYKVTEESKPKNIRRCSSSSSMILRRRRSVAVARLLPRLVVIMNPNVLESSSSSSRSSSSVELEYSTSTAAGRFLGQMHARLRRYLEAWQTRHGQRHRCFSIRVKPQLWRRCWTQFRKRV; from the exons ATGGAGCTCCTCAACATCTTCACCCTGGGTGAGCTGGTGGCAGTCACGATGGTGGTGCTGCAGCTCATCCTGGTCATTGCCGTGCTACGGGACAAGTGTCTATGG AGGATCCGTCAGAACTCAAAGCACGCGAGCACAGCAAGCGGCCAGCCGGAGGGGCAGAGCAACGTGGGCAGAGCACGGAGATCAGCAGAGATGGAGCTGCCCCATGGCAGCTCCCCACGTTGTTCCATGAGCTCCAGGAAGCATTTCCCAAGGTTTATCCGGAGCTGCCAGGACTCCCAGGCGCTCTTCGAGGAGCACCGCAAAGAGCTGGAGGCACAGCTGTCCCAGTGGCGATGGGGCCGGGGGAGCGGCAGGGTGGTCCAGGCTGATCTGCATGTTACACCAAGGCTGCTGGGGGCCAAagagtgtccccagtgccttGGAGTGGAGTTGGCAAGGCCAGACATGTACAAGGTGACAGAAGAGAGCAAACCTAAGAACATAAGACGATGCAGtagcagcagctccatgattCTGCGACGCAGAAGATCTGTGGCGGTAGCCAGGTTGCTCCCTAGACTAGTGGTGATCATGAATCCCAATGTattggagagcagcagcagcagcagcaggagcagcagctcagtggaGCTGGAATACAGCACCAGTACTGCTGCAGGAAGGTTCCTGGGACAGATGCATGCCCGCCTTCGGAGATACCTGGAAGCCTGGCAGACACGCCATGGTCAGCGCCACCGGTGCTTCAGCATCCGCGTGAAGCCCCAGTTGTGGCGGCGGTGCTGGACCCAGTTCAGAAAAAGGGTGTAG